A portion of the Drosophila innubila isolate TH190305 chromosome 3L unlocalized genomic scaffold, UK_Dinn_1.0 0_D_3L, whole genome shotgun sequence genome contains these proteins:
- the LOC117787979 gene encoding peritrophin-48-like encodes MNSSTPRHTACYTLLLTITGLLAASAVESTFDPDLICTLVVNGTKINDPRACNSWIQCIDEMPVNGTCAEGLFYDRNSEDCVASKDVVCISSDACAEMANGFTADPYTCNGYYYCKNGTGTRGECNAGLNFNPGTEACIRDYPCNFKMSPDNYCNILPDGVFIKDPWNCNGWQMCWQGEIVNGTCPDSFLFSGSLGKCDYPQNVECTFTEPPPQTAEPDYCPKVGSFVSDDRTCNGYYYCRKNTEGQMVLEHGVCPDGRFFSGDNDGACVPRTDVRCEYNRCVNMGNSTIQLANLSDDGCTGFAICQNGTTIAMADCPNGEYFNELTQLCTTQVISFKACSLSTESTTETMIDEEITTTTAT; translated from the exons ATGA ATTCGTCAACGCCAAGGCATACAGCATGTTATACGCTTTTACTAACCATTACTGGATTACTTGCGGCTTCAGCTGTGGAATCCACATTTGATCCGGATCTGATTTGCACACTGGTTGTAAATGGGACTAAAATAAATGATCCTAGGGCCTGTAATAGCTGGATACAGTGCATCGATGAGATGCCTGTTAATGGAACCTGCGCCGAGGGACTTTTCTATGACAGAAACAGTGAGGATTGTGTGGCATCGAAGGACGTTGTGTGCATCTCAAGCGATGCATGTGCGGAAATGGCGAATGGCTTTACCGCCGATCCGTACACCTGCAATGGATATTACTATTGCAAGAATGGAACGGGAACACGAGGAGAGTGTAATGCTGGATTGAACTTTAACCCTGGAACTGAGGCATGTATCCGTGACTATCCCTGCAATTTCAAAATGAGTCCCGATAACTACTGCAATATATTGCCTGATGGGGTGTTCATCAAGGATCCCTGGAATTGTAATGGCTGGCAAATGTGCTGGCAGGGTGAGATCGTTAATGGAACCTGTCCCGACAGCTTCTTATTCAGTGGAAGCCTCGGCAAATGTGATTATCCACAGAACGTGGAGTGCACCTTCACGGAGCCGCCACCTCAAACGGCTGAGCCGGATTACTGCCCCAAGGTGGGCAGTTTTGTGTCCGACGATCGCACGTGCAATGGATATTATTATTGCCGGAAAAACACTGAGGGACAAATGGTTCTGGAGCATGGCGTGTGTCCCGATGGACGCTTCTTCAGTGGAGATAATGACGGCGCCTGTGTGCCACGAACTGACGTACGTTGCGAGTATAACCGCTGCGTCAACATGGGTAATTCGACGATACAGCTGGCCAACCTGTCGGATGATGGATGCACGGGATTTGCCATTTGTCAAAATGGTACCACAATTGCCATGGCTGACTGTCCAAATGGCGAGTATTTCAATGAACTGACTCAACTTTGCACCACGCAGGTCATATCGTTTAAAGCCTGCTCCCTATCAACGGAATCTACGACAGAAACGATGATCGATGAGGAAATAACAACGACCACAGCTACGTAA
- the LOC117786309 gene encoding venom protease — translation MLLLHLHHWPLALAIISCIVAASTATTRATTATTRTTTTSSIPGKYQAYGNQHQPKKLRLGLGTGSGVGQGAGASAGNSSAVDVTANKPVFRQNPIKNWFGVFNRNNSPPAQEQTATCSCRCGERNDESRIVGGTTTGVSEYPWMARLSYFNRFYCGGTLINDRYVLTAAHCVKGFMWFMIKVTFGEHDRCNDKERPETRFVLRAFSQKFSFSNFDNDIALLRLNDRVPITSFIRPICLPRVEQRNDLFVGTRAIATGWGTLKEDGKPSCLLQEVEVPVLDNDECVAQTNYTQKMITKNMMCSGYPGVGGRDSCQGDSGGPLVRLRPDDKRFEQIGIVSWGNGCARPNYPGVYTRVTKYLDWIVENSRDGCFCDEDY, via the exons atgctGCTGCTCCACTTACATCATTGGCCATTAGCGTTGGCCATCATTTCCTGCATTGTCGCCgcctcaacagcaacaacaagagcaacaacagcaacaacaagaacaacaacaacatcctcCATACCTGGCAAATATCAGGCTTATGGCAACCAACATCAGCCCAAGAAGCTGCGTCTTGGACTTGGAACTGGAAGTGGAGTTGGTCAGGGAGCTGGAGCCTCTGCTGGCAATTCGAGTGCTGTGGATGTCACAGCCAATAAACCTGTATTCCGGCAAAATCCGATCAAGAATTGGTTTGGCGTCTTTAATCGCAATAATTCGCCGCCGGCTCAAGAACAAACAGCGACATGTTCTTGCAG ATGTGGGGAGCGCAACGATGAGTCGAGAATCGTGGGGGGCACCACGACTGGCGTCAGCGAGTATCCCTGGATGGCCAGACTGAGCTACTTCAATCGCTTCTACTGCGGCGGTACGCTGATCAACGATCGCTACGTGCTGACGGCGGCGCACTGCGTCAAGGGCTTCATGTGGTTCATGATCAAGGTGACCTTTGGCGAGCACGATCGTTGCAATGACAAGGAGCGTCCCGAGACGCGATTTGTGCTGCGCGCCTTCAGCCAGAAGTTCAGTTTCTCCAACTTTGACAATGACATTGCGTTGCTGCGTCTCAATGATCGCGTGCCGATCACCAGCTTCATCAGACCCATTTGTCTGCCCCGTGTGGAGCAGCGTAATGATTTGTTTGTGGGCACTCGTGCCATTGCCACCGGCTGGGGCACGCTCAAGGAGGATGGCAAACCCTCGTGCCTGTTGCAGGAGGTGGAGGTACCAGTGCTGGATAACGATGAGTGTGTGGCCCAAACGAATTATACACAAAAAATGATCACCAAGAATATGATGTGCTCTGGCTATCCCGGTGTTGGTGGGCGTGACAGCTGTCAGGGTGACTCTGGTGGTCCCCTCGTCCGTCTGCGTCCCGATGACAAACGCTTCGAGCAAATTGGCATCGTCTCCTGGGGGAACGGATGTGCGCGGCCAAATTATCCCGGTGTCTATACCAGAGTCACCAAGTATCTCGATTGGATTGTGGAGAACTCACGGGATGGCTGCTTCTGCGATGAGGATTACTAA
- the LOC117787455 gene encoding cathepsin L-like: protein MKRIISLVCLVGFVQAFSWEWEEYKRSHNKIYEDESEEELRWRTFNANKEIIDRHNEQYAAGKETFEMGVNQFTDLSPNEFESLMLSSQNMTEDEEDLIYDPPKSLKIPKSVDWRKLNAVTPVKDQGKCGSCWAFAAVATLEGRHFLKTKELINLSEQNLVDCSKRNKGCNGGLITWALKYIKKNRGIDTAKSYPYEAEQHHCRFSKLNVGATVLGIKKVRKRRESELAAAVATEGPIGVAVDASPFHHYRRGVLRKRCHKRANHAVTVVGYGTDHKGLDYWLVKNSWGTPFGENGYIRMARNHHNLCHIASHAVYPVV, encoded by the coding sequence ATGAAAAGAATTATATCGCTTGTGTGTTTAGTCGGATTTGTGCAGGCGTTTTCCTGGGAGTGGGAAGAGTATAAGCGCAGCCACAATAAAATATACGAGGATGAGAGCGAGGAGGAGCTTCGATGGAGGACCTTCAATGCTAATAAGGAAATCATTGATAGACACAATGAACAATATGCGGCTGGAAAAGAAACATTTGAGATGGGCGTTAACCAATTCACAGATCTGTCGCCAAATGAATTCGAAAGCTTAATGCTAAGCAGCCAAAACATGACTGAAGATGAGGAAGATTTGATTTATGATCCCCCTAAAAGTCTGAAAATTCCGAAAAGTGTCGATTGGCGAAAATTAAATGCTGTTACACCAGTGAAAGATCAGGGTAAATGTGGATCCTGTTGGGCCTTTGCTGCCGTAGCCACCCTGGAGGGTcgacattttttgaaaacaaaagagcTGATTAATCTCTCTGAACAGAATTTGGTGGATTGctcgaaaagaaataaaggcTGCAATGGAGGACTAATAACATGGGCTTTAAAGTATATCAAGAAAAATCGTGGAATTGATACAGCGAAATCGTATCCCTATGAAGCTGAACAGCATCACTGTAGATTCAGCAAGTTAAACGTAGGAGCTACAGTCCTGGGTATTAAGAAAGTAAGGAAACGCAGAGAATCTGAActagctgcagctgttgccacAGAGGGACCAATTGGCGTCGCCGTCGATGCATCACCTTTTCATCATTACAGACGCGGAGTCTTGCGGAAACGTTGCCATAAGAGAGCCAATCATGCGGTGACGGTTGTAGGTTACGGCACAGATCATAAGGGTTTGGATTACTGGCTTGTTAAGAACTCCTGGGGAACACCCTTTGGAGAGAATGGTTACATTCGCATGGCTCGCAATCATCACAATTTGTGCCACATTGCCAGCCACGCTGTCTACCCAGTAGtttaa